Proteins encoded together in one uncultured Desulfosarcina sp. window:
- a CDS encoding PxxKW family cysteine-rich protein, with protein sequence MKCTTIREGMECAFMTAKGCGYKGGVCHEIVEQCKGCSRTVEVSSGWYCAACPEPDAKWKLGNCNLATHVSTSMAESVQKINPLKASKRSRK encoded by the coding sequence ATGAAGTGTACGACGATTCGCGAAGGTATGGAATGTGCTTTCATGACCGCCAAAGGCTGTGGTTACAAAGGTGGCGTCTGCCATGAAATCGTTGAGCAGTGTAAAGGATGCAGCCGGACCGTAGAGGTTTCTTCGGGGTGGTACTGCGCCGCCTGCCCCGAACCCGACGCCAAATGGAAGCTCGGGAATTGCAATCTGGCGACCCATGTCAGCACCAGCATGGCCGAAAGCGTTCAGAAGATCAATCCGCTCAAGGCATCCAAACGCTCCAGAAAGTAG
- a CDS encoding chloride channel protein, which yields MPPDAQKPGSGSRLKNKLARLNVAQATRWSFYFVAIGLIAGLGSIVFHYLCQLGLHFFLDMAAGYRPPPPAGEHHLLVPTSVPFNRWVLLILPALGGILSGWLVYTFAPEAEGHGTDAAINSYHNKGGFIRGRVPFVKTIASAITLTTGGSGGREGPIAQIGAGFGSFLATTLKLSDRERRIMMAAGVGAGVGSIFRAPLAGALFAAEVLYRDPDFESEVIIPAGISSVVAYCVFCLRFGWGSLFSSPPFNFRNPLELGPYLVLALVLVFTGIFYVKTFYGTIHLFESIKKIPNHIKPAIGGLLTGIVGFFLPHTLAFGYGFAQKAIHNELTIPFLISLALGKVLTTSFSIGSGGSGGVFGPSIVIGGAMGGVVGQIFHAIMPTVVTEPGAFVVVGMAGFFTAVSNTPISTIIFVSEMTNSYHLLLPSLLVCSVAYLASRRYTIFHRQVQSKVDSPAHAGDFFVDILQTFRVNDLMPLVQKVTLIPQDMPFVAFKRYFSETKQHYFPVMDEEKRLVGIFSINDIRGVLFAPEIEQLVVMKDVGTSDIILTTPEEDLNTVLKKFTTRNIDSLPVVRADDHGILLGMLNRREVITFYNQKVDELKSRRRSLSGT from the coding sequence ATGCCGCCAGACGCACAGAAACCGGGGTCGGGCAGCCGTCTCAAAAATAAACTGGCTCGCCTGAACGTCGCCCAGGCGACCCGCTGGTCTTTTTATTTCGTGGCCATCGGTTTGATCGCCGGTCTGGGTTCCATCGTTTTCCATTATTTGTGCCAACTCGGCCTCCACTTTTTTCTGGATATGGCTGCCGGTTACCGCCCGCCGCCGCCGGCCGGCGAACACCACCTGCTTGTACCTACTTCGGTTCCCTTCAACCGCTGGGTGCTCCTCATCCTGCCGGCCCTCGGGGGGATCTTGAGCGGCTGGCTGGTTTACACCTTCGCCCCCGAGGCGGAAGGGCATGGCACCGACGCGGCCATCAATTCCTATCACAACAAGGGTGGGTTCATTCGCGGCCGGGTCCCCTTCGTCAAAACCATTGCCTCGGCAATTACCTTGACGACCGGCGGGTCCGGGGGCCGGGAGGGGCCCATCGCCCAGATCGGTGCCGGATTCGGCTCTTTTTTGGCCACCACATTGAAGCTTTCCGACCGCGAGCGGCGGATCATGATGGCTGCCGGCGTTGGAGCCGGCGTTGGCAGTATCTTCAGGGCGCCTTTGGCCGGAGCCCTCTTTGCTGCCGAAGTGCTCTACCGCGATCCGGATTTCGAGTCCGAGGTAATCATCCCGGCCGGGATCTCGTCGGTGGTGGCCTATTGCGTCTTCTGCCTGCGGTTCGGCTGGGGGTCGCTGTTCAGTTCGCCGCCCTTTAATTTCCGGAATCCTTTGGAACTGGGGCCCTACCTGGTTCTGGCTCTGGTGCTGGTGTTTACCGGTATATTCTACGTCAAAACCTTCTATGGAACGATTCATCTGTTCGAATCGATTAAGAAGATCCCCAACCACATCAAGCCGGCCATCGGCGGTCTGCTGACCGGTATCGTCGGGTTTTTCCTGCCCCACACCCTTGCCTTCGGCTATGGGTTCGCCCAAAAGGCCATCCACAACGAACTGACCATCCCCTTTCTAATCTCCCTGGCACTAGGCAAAGTGCTGACCACTTCTTTTTCCATCGGTTCCGGCGGCAGCGGCGGCGTTTTCGGTCCTTCCATTGTCATCGGCGGTGCCATGGGCGGTGTGGTCGGTCAGATCTTCCATGCCATCATGCCCACGGTGGTGACCGAGCCGGGAGCCTTTGTGGTGGTGGGCATGGCCGGATTTTTTACGGCGGTGTCCAACACACCCATCTCCACCATTATCTTCGTCAGTGAAATGACCAACTCCTACCATCTGCTGCTGCCCAGCCTGCTGGTCTGTTCGGTCGCCTACCTGGCCTCCCGGCGCTATACCATTTTCCACCGGCAGGTGCAGAGCAAGGTGGACTCTCCGGCCCACGCCGGCGACTTTTTCGTGGACATCCTGCAAACCTTCCGGGTGAACGACCTCATGCCGCTGGTCCAGAAGGTCACCCTGATCCCCCAGGACATGCCCTTTGTGGCCTTTAAACGCTACTTCTCGGAAACCAAGCAGCACTACTTTCCGGTGATGGACGAGGAGAAACGACTGGTGGGGATCTTTTCCATCAACGATATCCGCGGAGTGCTGTTCGCGCCAGAGATCGAACAACTGGTAGTCATGAAGGACGTGGGCACCTCGGACATCATTCTCACCACGCCGGAAGAGGATCTCAACACCGTGCTTAAGAAATTCACCACCCGCAACATCGACAGTCTGCCGGTGGTGCGGGCCGACGATCACGGCATCCTGCTGGGCATGCTCAACCGGCGGGAAGTGATCACCTTTTACAACCAGAAGGTGGATGAATTGAAATCCCGGCGCCGGTCCCTTTCCGGCACCTGA
- a CDS encoding glycosyltransferase N-terminal domain-containing protein — MNIFQFAYNFAISCLAPMILPAFRYHERRDPEHRAALAQRLGHDKSDFAANQRPDGPVIWIHAVSVGEVKAAEAVIHALNDASLDLSYVFTTTTMTGQRHARKRFGNVMRVRYAPLDLWWTTKRFLETHRPDVLLCMETEIWPNWITIAHRRGMKIALLNGRISSRSIRSYNRIRPLIAPVLKKVDAFSMITASDARRIVRLGALEHRVRINGNAKMDSLEAEADTGALKKLEALYAIDDSVPVFVAGSIRGVEVEILMDVYDRLASRIPELVFIVAPRHLQNASRIAACARSRGVRWQYRTDLEKEGCKRVAPVVILNTIGELRHVYRFASVVFCGGSLIPLGGQNVLEPALCGKPVLFGPFMEDFQDACDLLEASGGGQYIPNGCALAERAGDLLAHPDDARRMGKRARRAVLANRGAARRHARVVAEILNLPFPE, encoded by the coding sequence ATGAATATTTTTCAGTTCGCCTATAATTTCGCTATCTCCTGCCTGGCGCCGATGATCCTTCCTGCCTTTCGGTACCATGAACGGCGCGATCCCGAGCACAGGGCGGCTTTGGCTCAGCGCTTGGGGCATGATAAATCGGATTTTGCGGCGAACCAGCGGCCCGACGGTCCGGTGATCTGGATCCATGCCGTGTCCGTCGGCGAGGTGAAGGCTGCTGAAGCCGTTATCCATGCATTGAACGATGCTTCCCTGGATCTGTCCTATGTCTTCACCACCACTACGATGACCGGGCAGCGGCATGCCCGCAAGCGGTTCGGCAATGTCATGCGGGTGCGATATGCACCGTTGGACCTGTGGTGGACCACGAAGCGATTCCTCGAAACTCACCGGCCGGATGTGCTGCTCTGCATGGAAACGGAGATTTGGCCCAACTGGATCACTATCGCCCATCGCAGGGGAATGAAAATTGCTCTTCTTAACGGGCGCATCTCCAGCCGGTCGATTCGTTCCTACAACAGGATCCGGCCATTGATCGCCCCTGTATTAAAAAAGGTGGATGCCTTCAGTATGATAACCGCATCGGATGCCCGTCGGATCGTCCGCCTGGGTGCTTTGGAACACCGGGTACGCATCAACGGTAACGCGAAAATGGATTCCCTGGAGGCCGAGGCCGATACCGGTGCCCTGAAAAAGCTCGAGGCGCTTTATGCCATCGACGACAGCGTTCCGGTGTTTGTCGCCGGGAGCATTCGCGGTGTTGAGGTCGAGATTCTGATGGACGTTTACGACCGGCTGGCCTCCCGAATTCCGGAGCTGGTTTTCATCGTTGCCCCGCGGCATCTTCAAAACGCTTCCCGGATTGCCGCCTGTGCCCGATCCAGGGGGGTGCGTTGGCAGTACCGGACAGATCTTGAAAAAGAGGGGTGCAAGCGGGTGGCCCCCGTAGTGATTCTCAATACGATTGGTGAGTTGCGGCATGTGTACCGTTTTGCTTCGGTGGTCTTCTGCGGGGGGAGCCTGATCCCGTTGGGCGGCCAGAATGTGCTGGAGCCGGCCCTGTGCGGCAAACCGGTGCTTTTTGGACCCTTCATGGAGGATTTTCAGGATGCTTGCGATCTGCTCGAGGCATCCGGCGGCGGGCAGTACATACCAAACGGCTGCGCCCTGGCCGAACGGGCCGGCGATCTGCTTGCCCATCCCGACGATGCCCGACGGATGGGAAAACGGGCCAGACGGGCGGTGCTTGCCAATCGGGGTGCGGCCCGCCGGCACGCCCGGGTGGTTGCCGAAATTTTGAACCTGCCGTTTCCCGAATAA
- a CDS encoding DUF2959 family protein: MACLLLLCSCQTTYYAFWEKMGKEKRHLLKDNVEKAREEQADASEQFSSVVERIKSMYGFEGGDLESIYAKLSSDYRACEERADAVRDRIDKVEQIGADLFEEWEAEIATIENAKFRAKSKASLQDTRTRFARLQRSMARAEASMDPVLRNLRDYVLYLKHNLNAQAVGSLKREVADIEAEVASLIADMNQSIQEADAFIETM, encoded by the coding sequence GTGGCGTGCCTGCTGCTTTTGTGCAGCTGTCAGACCACCTATTACGCCTTCTGGGAAAAGATGGGCAAGGAAAAGCGCCACCTGTTGAAAGACAACGTGGAAAAGGCCCGGGAAGAACAGGCTGACGCCTCCGAACAATTTTCCTCGGTGGTGGAACGGATCAAATCCATGTACGGCTTCGAGGGCGGCGATCTCGAATCGATCTACGCCAAACTCAGTTCCGATTACCGAGCCTGCGAAGAACGTGCCGATGCGGTGCGCGACCGCATCGACAAGGTGGAGCAAATCGGTGCCGATCTTTTCGAGGAGTGGGAAGCGGAAATCGCCACCATTGAAAATGCGAAATTTCGAGCCAAAAGCAAGGCATCTTTGCAGGATACCCGCACCCGCTTTGCCCGGTTGCAGCGAAGTATGGCCCGGGCTGAAGCTTCCATGGACCCGGTGCTCAGGAATCTGCGGGATTACGTTCTTTATCTCAAACACAATCTCAATGCCCAAGCCGTCGGTTCCCTGAAACGCGAGGTAGCCGACATCGAGGCCGAGGTCGCCTCCCTGATTGCCGATATGAACCAATCCATTCAAGAGGCGGACGCGTTTATCGAAACCATGTAA
- a CDS encoding ATP-dependent 6-phosphofructokinase, giving the protein MNQEPIETRIQTLGEAKVPSPMLDEKRGENVHHLFVSDEDRIMINIRRTDILAMVDQGVDLPSFELAGPRRKVYFDASKLRCAIATCGGLCPGLNDIIRAIVLELHYRYGVKTIYGVLHGLEGFIPEYNHDFLDLTPARVTSIMNMGGSILGSSRGAQDIERVVDCLEVNNIGMLFMVGGDGTLMAASKIADTIFERGLKISVVGIPKTIDNDIHLVSRSFGFDTAVDVSRMAIQGAHNEATAYPNGVGLIKLMGRHSGFIAATAALAQQDANFVLIPEVDFDLEGPQGLLAALETRVVNRGHAVIVAAEGAGQKFFEGVDERRDASGNIRLNDIGTFLRDTIKAHFAKKNIPLNIKYIDPSYMIRSLPANANDSVFCGFLGRDAVHAGMAGKTKLIIGHWNNHFVHLPMVATAGRRKQVRPNGKLWTTVLESTGQPSLKNDPA; this is encoded by the coding sequence ATGAACCAGGAGCCCATCGAAACCCGTATTCAGACGCTGGGAGAGGCCAAAGTTCCCTCGCCGATGCTCGACGAAAAACGCGGGGAGAACGTCCACCACCTGTTCGTCTCCGATGAAGACCGCATCATGATCAACATCAGGCGGACGGATATCCTGGCAATGGTGGACCAGGGTGTGGATCTGCCCTCTTTCGAACTGGCCGGTCCGCGGCGCAAGGTCTATTTCGACGCCTCCAAGCTCCGGTGCGCCATTGCCACCTGCGGCGGCCTGTGCCCTGGATTGAACGACATCATCCGGGCCATCGTGCTGGAATTGCACTACCGCTACGGCGTGAAAACCATCTACGGCGTCCTTCACGGGCTGGAGGGATTCATTCCCGAATACAACCACGATTTTCTGGATCTGACACCCGCTCGGGTAACCTCGATCATGAACATGGGCGGTTCCATTCTCGGCTCGTCACGGGGCGCCCAGGATATCGAACGGGTGGTGGACTGCCTGGAGGTCAACAATATCGGCATGCTGTTCATGGTCGGGGGAGACGGCACGCTGATGGCCGCATCCAAGATTGCCGATACCATCTTTGAGCGCGGCCTGAAAATCAGCGTGGTGGGCATCCCCAAAACCATCGACAACGACATCCATCTGGTTTCGCGCTCCTTCGGCTTCGATACGGCAGTGGATGTGTCCCGGATGGCCATCCAGGGCGCCCACAACGAGGCGACCGCCTATCCCAACGGGGTGGGGTTGATCAAGCTGATGGGGCGGCACTCCGGCTTTATTGCCGCCACCGCCGCCCTGGCTCAGCAGGATGCCAATTTCGTACTGATTCCCGAGGTGGACTTCGATCTGGAAGGCCCCCAAGGCCTTCTGGCCGCCCTGGAAACGCGCGTTGTCAACCGGGGGCATGCGGTAATCGTGGCTGCCGAAGGGGCCGGGCAGAAATTCTTCGAGGGGGTGGATGAACGGCGGGATGCGTCTGGCAACATCCGCCTCAACGACATCGGTACCTTTTTGCGCGACACCATCAAGGCTCATTTCGCAAAGAAAAACATCCCCCTGAACATCAAGTACATCGATCCCAGCTACATGATCCGCAGTTTGCCGGCCAATGCCAACGACAGCGTCTTTTGCGGTTTTCTGGGACGGGATGCCGTTCACGCGGGCATGGCGGGCAAGACCAAGCTGATTATCGGCCACTGGAACAACCATTTTGTGCACCTGCCCATGGTGGCCACGGCGGGAAGAAGAAAACAGGTCAGGCCCAACGGCAAGCTGTGGACGACGGTGTTGGAGTCCACCGGGCAGCCGTCGCTGAAAAACGATCCGGCGTGA
- a CDS encoding aminotransferase class I/II-fold pyridoxal phosphate-dependent enzyme codes for MNPLAEQLNHTLKASAPHVYDMLSDVGRKLFFPKGILSQSAEAKQKAHTINATIGIAKENGRTMVFDTVMDSIANIRPSQSLTYAPSFGLLELRQQWQKEMYEKNPSLAGKKVSLPVVTCGITHGIATFADVWINAGDVIILPEMMWGNYSMIFSVRKDARIRHYQLFSAEGGFNLAAFEQAVRQEAAENRKITVLLNFPQNPSGYTVTEAEAEAIVAILTDIAAGGTYVLAVTDDAYFGLFYEPETLKESIFARLCGAHPGILAVKLDGATKENYVWGLRVGFITYGGTFTGDTEPLFDALERKTAGCIRGTLSNASHLSQTILLKSMQDERNIAEKKAKFDILKDRAERIKAVSRDPKYAAAWEVYPFNSGYFMCIRLKTVEAEALRVHLLDRYGVGLISLGTSNLRIAFSCMEVGDVEKLFDTIYNGIQELENSQ; via the coding sequence ATGAACCCTTTAGCCGAACAACTGAACCACACCCTCAAAGCCTCGGCGCCCCATGTCTATGACATGTTGTCCGACGTGGGCCGGAAGCTTTTTTTCCCCAAGGGCATCCTCAGCCAGAGCGCCGAAGCCAAGCAGAAAGCCCATACGATCAACGCAACCATAGGGATTGCCAAGGAAAACGGTCGGACCATGGTTTTCGACACCGTCATGGATTCCATCGCCAATATCCGGCCCAGTCAGTCGCTTACTTACGCTCCGTCCTTCGGGCTTCTGGAACTGCGACAGCAATGGCAAAAGGAGATGTACGAGAAAAATCCCTCCCTGGCGGGCAAAAAGGTCAGCCTGCCGGTGGTGACCTGCGGCATCACCCATGGGATCGCCACCTTCGCCGATGTATGGATCAACGCCGGGGATGTCATCATTTTGCCGGAGATGATGTGGGGCAACTACAGCATGATTTTTTCCGTTCGCAAAGACGCCCGTATCCGGCACTACCAGCTTTTCTCGGCGGAAGGCGGATTCAATTTGGCTGCATTCGAACAGGCCGTTCGCCAGGAGGCGGCGGAGAACCGCAAGATCACCGTGCTGCTCAATTTCCCCCAGAATCCATCGGGTTATACGGTCACCGAGGCTGAGGCCGAGGCCATCGTGGCCATTCTGACAGACATCGCCGCCGGGGGGACTTATGTCCTGGCCGTCACCGATGATGCCTATTTCGGCCTTTTTTACGAGCCCGAAACTCTCAAGGAGTCGATCTTCGCCCGGCTCTGCGGAGCGCATCCCGGCATCCTGGCCGTCAAACTGGACGGTGCTACCAAGGAGAATTACGTATGGGGTCTGCGGGTGGGCTTCATCACCTACGGCGGGACCTTCACCGGCGACACGGAGCCGCTTTTCGATGCCTTGGAACGCAAAACCGCCGGATGCATTCGCGGCACCCTTTCCAATGCCTCCCACTTGAGCCAGACCATTTTGCTCAAATCCATGCAGGACGAGAGAAATATTGCCGAAAAAAAGGCCAAATTCGACATCCTAAAGGATCGGGCCGAGCGGATCAAGGCGGTTTCCAGGGACCCGAAATATGCTGCGGCCTGGGAGGTGTATCCGTTCAACTCCGGTTATTTCATGTGCATCCGGCTCAAGACCGTGGAAGCGGAGGCGCTTCGGGTTCACCTGCTGGATCGATACGGGGTGGGGTTGATTTCTCTGGGCACGTCCAATTTGCGCATCGCCTTTTCATGTATGGAGGTCGGCGATGTCGAAAAGTTATTCGACACCATTTACAACGGGATCCAAGAATTGGAAAACAGCCAATAG
- a CDS encoding adenosine-specific kinase, with translation MDLKTVAIENPESLNLILGQSHFIKTVEDLYEAIVTTVPGAKFGLAFCEASDVCLVRHAGSDEKLVELARKNALNLSAGHSFIIFMRDMFPVNILNTVKTVPEVCHVFCATANPVEVIVAETDLGRGILGVIDGFASKGIEDESDIAKRKSFLRAIGYKL, from the coding sequence ATGGATTTGAAAACGGTGGCTATCGAAAATCCGGAGAGCCTGAATCTCATCCTCGGGCAATCCCATTTTATCAAAACCGTCGAAGACCTTTACGAGGCCATTGTCACCACGGTCCCGGGGGCAAAATTCGGCCTGGCCTTCTGCGAGGCTTCCGATGTCTGCCTGGTTCGCCATGCCGGTAGCGACGAAAAGCTGGTCGAACTGGCCCGCAAAAACGCGTTGAATCTTTCCGCCGGCCACAGCTTCATCATTTTCATGCGCGACATGTTCCCCGTGAACATTCTCAACACCGTTAAAACCGTGCCCGAAGTCTGCCACGTTTTCTGCGCCACGGCCAACCCGGTGGAAGTCATCGTGGCCGAGACCGATTTGGGGCGGGGCATCCTGGGCGTGATCGACGGCTTTGCCTCCAAGGGCATCGAAGACGAGTCCGACATCGCCAAACGCAAATCTTTCCTGCGGGCCATCGGCTACAAGCTGTAA
- a CDS encoding OmpA family protein has translation MKRRISAFKLLSTIAVAALMTACATSYQPVPPFSAVDLDAGGRALKTQNLLVILDASSSMEEGVQQWKKFDVATAVVRNLGQTLPENKGLQSGMRVFGGDPAVFKKSTQLIDDVGAFDRSDYEKALATVSGTGGPSPLPAALDAAAADMEGMKGKIALIIVTDGEKMGMAPAENARAIKEKFGDSVCIYPVQVGDAPDGKKLLDEITSVGGCGFGVSAQSLLGGQQMADFVAKIFLGDQLDADGDGVLDSRDKCPGTPAGVKVDADGCPLDSDGDGVADYKDKCPGTPAGVTVDADGCPLDSDGDGVADYKDRCPGTPAGVSVDAYGCPESVLDSGSSAWTFNEINFETAKAEIRPSSYGILDEIAAALVANPQLKVAVEGHTDNTGARAFNMDLSQKRAQSVVDYLAKKGVSPDRLKAKGYGPDRPIADNSTREGRAKNRRVQFVKIN, from the coding sequence ATGAAACGACGTATTTCCGCTTTTAAACTTTTATCGACAATTGCAGTCGCAGCGCTGATGACTGCTTGTGCCACCTCGTACCAACCGGTGCCGCCGTTTTCGGCCGTTGATCTGGATGCCGGTGGACGGGCCCTGAAAACCCAAAATCTGCTTGTGATTTTGGATGCCTCCTCCTCCATGGAAGAAGGGGTTCAGCAGTGGAAGAAGTTCGATGTCGCCACCGCCGTAGTGCGCAATCTGGGCCAAACCCTTCCCGAGAATAAAGGACTCCAGAGCGGCATGCGCGTTTTCGGAGGGGATCCTGCGGTATTCAAGAAAAGCACCCAATTGATCGACGACGTGGGCGCCTTTGACAGAAGCGACTACGAGAAAGCGTTGGCAACCGTTTCCGGGACCGGCGGACCCAGCCCACTGCCGGCAGCCTTGGATGCAGCCGCCGCAGACATGGAAGGGATGAAAGGCAAGATAGCGCTGATCATCGTTACGGACGGTGAAAAGATGGGTATGGCACCGGCGGAAAACGCCAGGGCCATCAAAGAGAAATTCGGCGATTCGGTCTGCATCTACCCGGTTCAGGTGGGCGATGCTCCGGATGGGAAAAAGCTGTTGGATGAAATCACCAGTGTCGGAGGGTGCGGCTTCGGCGTTTCGGCGCAAAGCCTGCTCGGTGGCCAGCAGATGGCCGATTTCGTCGCCAAGATCTTTCTCGGCGATCAGTTGGATGCCGATGGCGACGGTGTCTTGGACAGCCGTGACAAATGTCCGGGAACACCCGCCGGTGTTAAAGTGGATGCCGACGGCTGCCCGCTGGATAGCGACGGCGACGGTGTTGCCGATTACAAGGACAAATGCCCGGGAACGCCCGCCGGTGTTACAGTGGATGCCGACGGCTGCCCGCTGGATAGCGACGGCGACGGTGTTGCCGATTACAAAGACAGGTGTCCGGGAACGCCCGCCGGTGTCTCGGTGGACGCTTATGGTTGCCCGGAGTCGGTCCTGGACAGCGGTTCCAGCGCATGGACCTTCAATGAGATCAACTTCGAGACGGCCAAGGCGGAAATCCGGCCCTCCTCCTACGGCATCCTGGACGAAATTGCCGCCGCGCTCGTCGCCAATCCCCAGTTGAAGGTTGCCGTCGAAGGTCATACCGATAATACGGGGGCACGGGCTTTCAATATGGACCTTTCCCAGAAAAGAGCCCAGTCCGTGGTCGACTACCTGGCGAAAAAGGGAGTTTCTCCGGATCGCCTGAAGGCTAAAGGATACGGACCGGATCGTCCCATCGCCGACAACAGCACGCGGGAAGGACGCGCCAAAAACCGGCGGGTGCAATTTGTTAAAATCAATTAA
- a CDS encoding mechanosensitive ion channel domain-containing protein produces the protein MEEILDKVYQLLTVYGIKLLAAIAIFIIGRWVAKGVRKLVERVMAKSKVDSTLISFTANLVYIGLLAFIVIAALGQIGIQTTSFIAVLGAAGLAVGLALQGSLSNFAAGFLLIIFRPFKVGDLIEGAGVFGVVEAIQIFTTQLKTADNKTVIVPNAKLTDDNIVNWTVKGTRRVDLVMGIGYGDDIDKARSLMADIIAADSRVLKDPAPQIAVSELGDSSVNFVVRPWTRVEDYWAVYFDLTEKIKKAFDANGISIPFPQRDVHLYQHNEGE, from the coding sequence ATGGAAGAAATTCTCGATAAGGTTTATCAGCTGTTGACGGTTTACGGCATCAAGCTGTTGGCTGCGATAGCAATTTTTATCATCGGGCGCTGGGTGGCCAAAGGCGTACGAAAACTGGTCGAGCGGGTCATGGCCAAAAGCAAGGTCGATTCGACTCTGATCAGCTTCACCGCCAACCTGGTTTACATCGGTCTGCTGGCCTTTATTGTTATTGCCGCGCTTGGGCAAATAGGTATTCAGACCACCTCTTTCATCGCCGTTTTGGGTGCCGCCGGCCTGGCCGTTGGTTTGGCCCTGCAAGGATCCCTGTCCAATTTTGCAGCCGGCTTCCTGCTGATTATCTTTCGGCCGTTTAAAGTGGGGGATTTGATCGAAGGAGCTGGGGTGTTCGGTGTCGTGGAGGCCATCCAGATTTTTACAACCCAGTTGAAAACTGCTGACAACAAAACTGTTATCGTTCCTAACGCCAAACTGACGGATGACAACATCGTCAACTGGACCGTGAAGGGAACACGGCGGGTGGATTTGGTTATGGGCATCGGTTACGGGGACGATATCGACAAGGCCCGCTCCCTCATGGCGGATATCATTGCCGCCGACAGCCGTGTTTTAAAAGACCCAGCTCCGCAGATCGCCGTTTCCGAACTGGGAGACAGCAGTGTTAACTTCGTGGTCCGCCCCTGGACCCGGGTGGAAGATTATTGGGCGGTTTATTTCGATTTGACGGAAAAAATTAAAAAGGCATTCGATGCCAACGGTATCTCGATTCCTTTCCCGCAGCGCGATGTCCACCTGTATCAGCACAACGAAGGGGAATAA
- a CDS encoding KpsF/GutQ family sugar-phosphate isomerase yields MILKEARNVLQIEAEGILKLIDRLDTEFEAMVAAILNATGRVIVSGIGKSGIIARKISATLNSTGTRSLFLHPVEAMHGDLGMVSPDDVVLAMSYSGETHELNLMIPTIRNLGCKVIAMTGKRDSTLAKQSDIVIDVGVEKEACPLGLAPTASTTALLAMGDALAVVLINKKHFKTSDFRRFHPGGALGQRLAGQVKDLMMTGKAVPSVPISASMREAVGEMDRHGLGALIVVDEDHRLAGIFTDGDLRRMIARQEPVFERSLASVMTPSPLHAFSRTPAYDALNIMERHEITVLPIVDGQRRVQGILHLHDILGKGEFTFNGHSSEK; encoded by the coding sequence ATGATTTTAAAAGAAGCACGCAACGTTCTGCAAATTGAAGCGGAAGGCATTCTCAAACTGATCGATCGCCTCGACACAGAGTTCGAAGCGATGGTAGCCGCCATCCTGAACGCCACCGGCCGGGTCATCGTTAGTGGAATCGGCAAATCCGGCATTATCGCCCGGAAGATATCGGCAACCCTGAACAGTACCGGCACCCGCTCCCTTTTTCTCCATCCGGTGGAAGCCATGCACGGCGACCTGGGTATGGTCAGCCCGGACGACGTTGTCCTGGCCATGTCCTACAGCGGGGAGACCCACGAGTTGAACCTGATGATCCCCACCATCCGAAACCTCGGCTGCAAAGTCATCGCCATGACGGGGAAACGCGATTCCACCCTGGCCAAACAGAGTGACATCGTCATCGATGTAGGTGTGGAGAAAGAGGCCTGCCCGTTGGGCCTGGCTCCCACGGCCAGCACCACCGCTCTTTTGGCCATGGGAGACGCACTGGCCGTGGTCCTGATTAACAAAAAACACTTCAAAACCAGTGATTTCCGGCGCTTTCATCCTGGTGGCGCCCTGGGTCAGCGGCTGGCCGGCCAGGTCAAAGACCTCATGATGACGGGAAAGGCGGTTCCCAGCGTCCCTATTTCCGCATCCATGCGGGAGGCGGTCGGGGAAATGGATCGCCACGGCCTCGGTGCCCTGATCGTCGTTGACGAGGACCACCGCCTGGCGGGCATTTTCACCGACGGCGACTTGCGGCGCATGATCGCCCGGCAGGAGCCGGTTTTCGAACGATCCCTGGCGTCGGTAATGACGCCCTCCCCCCTGCATGCGTTTTCCCGGACACCGGCCTATGACGCCCTCAACATCATGGAGCGGCATGAAATCACCGTTCTTCCGATCGTCGACGGCCAGCGCCGGGTCCAGGGCATTTTGCATCTGCACGATATTCTCGGTAAAGGCGAGTTCACCTTCAACGGCCACAGCTCGGAAAAATAG